A genomic segment from Actinomadura hallensis encodes:
- a CDS encoding glutamate ABC transporter substrate-binding protein: protein MRVRRFGALIGAGIALSLALAACGSDTEKTEATTVLQKAQNEKKLTIGIKFDQPALGLKKPDGTFEGFDVDVAKYIAKEMGVPEDGITFKETTSANRESFIGGGQVDLVVATYSITEGRKEQVTFGGPYYVAHQDTMVNADNNDIKKTADLKGKRLCKAAGSNSFRRITDPPPDGQLDIDGVTLVDAQSYSECVSKLKSGALDAVSTDDLILAGFANQQPGSFKVINDPFTDEKYGVGMKKGDTETCEAVNKAITKMYSDGTAGQYLEKHFAGTGLKLVKTVPEMEGCA, encoded by the coding sequence ATGCGAGTACGTCGTTTCGGCGCCCTCATCGGGGCGGGCATCGCATTGTCGCTGGCGCTCGCCGCGTGCGGCAGCGACACCGAGAAGACCGAGGCCACGACGGTCCTGCAGAAGGCCCAGAACGAGAAGAAGCTGACCATCGGCATCAAGTTCGACCAGCCGGCGCTGGGCCTGAAGAAGCCCGACGGCACCTTCGAGGGCTTCGACGTCGACGTCGCCAAGTACATCGCCAAGGAAATGGGCGTCCCCGAGGACGGCATCACGTTCAAGGAGACGACCTCGGCGAACCGCGAGTCGTTCATCGGCGGCGGGCAGGTCGACCTGGTGGTCGCCACCTACTCCATCACCGAGGGGCGCAAGGAGCAGGTGACGTTCGGCGGCCCGTACTACGTGGCCCACCAGGACACGATGGTCAACGCCGACAACAACGACATCAAGAAGACCGCGGACCTCAAGGGCAAGCGGCTGTGCAAGGCGGCCGGGTCCAACTCCTTCCGCCGCATCACCGACCCGCCGCCGGACGGCCAGCTCGACATCGACGGCGTCACCCTCGTGGACGCCCAGAGCTACTCCGAGTGCGTGAGCAAGCTGAAGTCGGGCGCGCTGGACGCGGTCAGCACCGACGACCTCATCCTCGCCGGGTTCGCCAACCAGCAGCCGGGCTCCTTCAAGGTCATCAACGACCCCTTCACCGACGAGAAGTACGGCGTCGGCATGAAGAAGGGCGACACCGAGACCTGCGAGGCCGTCAACAAGGCCATCACCAAGATGTACTCCGACGGCACCGCCGGCCAGTACCTCGAGAAGCACTTCGCCGGCACGGGGCTGAAGC
- the miaB gene encoding tRNA (N6-isopentenyl adenosine(37)-C2)-methylthiotransferase MiaB, producing MNAPTNAAPRTYEIRTYGCQMNVHDSERLSGLLEEAGYVRAGDAEPDVVVFNTCAVRENADNRLYGNLGHLRPVKDAHPGMQIAVGGCLAQKDRDAIVKRAPWVDVVFGTHNIGSLPALLERARVQREAQVEIEESLVTFPSTLPTRRESPYAAWVSISVGCNNTCTFCIVPSLRGKERDRRPGEILAEIEALVAEGVLEVTLLGQNVNAYGSGFGALAAAPDEVRAMTAGGQSAFAGLLRACGAVEGLERVRFTSPHPKDFTDDVIAAMAETPNVMPSLHMPLQAGSDAVLRAMRRSYRQERYLGIIEKVRAAIPDAAITTDIIVGFPGETEADFEETLHVVREARFASAFTFQYSKRPGTPAATMDGQIPKEVVQERYERLVALQEQISWEENRKQLGRTVEVLVSEGEGRKDEETRRLSGRAPDNRLVHFTAPDEPVRPGDMVTVEVTYAAPHHLVADKPVLGIRRTRAGDAWEARQGGTGGQKGVSLGMPSIGRPADADTPAHGCSAAPRTGA from the coding sequence ATGAATGCGCCTACGAATGCGGCTCCCCGCACGTACGAGATCCGTACTTACGGGTGCCAGATGAACGTCCACGACTCCGAGCGGCTGTCGGGCCTCCTGGAGGAGGCCGGGTACGTGCGGGCCGGCGACGCGGAGCCCGACGTGGTGGTGTTCAACACCTGCGCGGTGCGGGAGAACGCCGACAACCGGCTCTACGGCAACCTGGGCCATCTGCGGCCGGTCAAGGACGCTCATCCCGGCATGCAGATCGCCGTGGGCGGGTGCCTCGCGCAGAAGGACCGCGACGCCATCGTCAAGCGCGCCCCTTGGGTGGACGTCGTGTTCGGCACCCACAACATCGGGTCGCTCCCCGCGCTGCTGGAGCGTGCGCGCGTCCAGCGGGAGGCGCAGGTCGAGATCGAAGAGTCGCTGGTGACCTTCCCCTCGACGCTGCCGACGCGCCGCGAGTCGCCCTACGCCGCGTGGGTGTCGATCTCCGTGGGCTGCAACAACACCTGCACGTTCTGCATCGTCCCCTCGCTGCGCGGCAAGGAGAGGGACCGCCGCCCCGGGGAGATCCTCGCCGAGATCGAGGCGCTGGTCGCCGAGGGCGTCCTGGAGGTCACCCTCCTCGGCCAGAACGTCAACGCCTACGGCTCGGGCTTCGGCGCGCTCGCCGCCGCGCCGGACGAGGTCCGCGCGATGACGGCGGGCGGGCAGTCCGCGTTCGCGGGCCTGCTGCGGGCCTGCGGCGCCGTGGAGGGGCTGGAGCGGGTCCGGTTCACCTCGCCGCACCCTAAGGACTTCACCGACGACGTCATCGCCGCGATGGCCGAGACGCCGAACGTGATGCCGTCGCTGCACATGCCGCTGCAGGCCGGGTCGGACGCGGTGCTGCGCGCGATGCGCCGCTCGTACCGGCAGGAGCGCTACCTCGGCATCATCGAGAAGGTCCGGGCCGCGATCCCGGACGCGGCGATCACCACCGACATCATCGTGGGGTTCCCGGGCGAGACCGAGGCCGACTTCGAGGAGACCCTGCACGTGGTGCGGGAGGCGCGGTTCGCGTCGGCGTTCACGTTCCAGTACTCCAAGCGTCCCGGCACCCCGGCCGCGACCATGGACGGCCAGATCCCGAAGGAGGTCGTCCAGGAGCGGTACGAGCGGCTGGTCGCCCTCCAGGAGCAGATCTCCTGGGAGGAGAACCGCAAGCAGCTCGGCCGGACCGTGGAGGTCCTCGTGTCCGAGGGGGAGGGCCGCAAGGACGAGGAGACCCGGCGCCTGTCGGGCCGCGCGCCCGACAACCGGCTCGTGCACTTCACGGCGCCGGACGAGCCCGTCCGCCCCGGCGACATGGTCACCGTGGAGGTCACCTACGCCGCGCCGCACCATCTCGTCGCGGACAAGCCCGTCCTCGGCATCCGGCGGACGCGCGCGGGCGACGCGTGGGAGGCCCGCCAGGGCGGGACGGGCGGCCAGAAGGGCGTTTCGCTCGGAATGCCGTCGATCGGGCGCCCGGCGGACGCCGACACGCCCGCGCACGGCTGCTCCGCCGCCCCCCGGACTGGGGCATGA
- a CDS encoding amino acid ABC transporter ATP-binding protein, which translates to MVENVNKHFGELHVLKDINLTVNSGEVVVVIGPSGGGKSTLCRSINRLEPIDSGKILVDGKELPKEGKELAKLRADVGMVFQSFNLFAHKTILENVTLGPIKVRKQGRQESEKHAMELLERVGIADQAQKYPAQLSGGQQQRAAIARSLAMRPKVMLFDEPTSALDPEMVNEVLDVMTGLAREGMTMIVVTHEMGFARRAAQKVVFMADGQIVEENTPEEFFTNARTDRAKDFLSKILTH; encoded by the coding sequence GTGGTCGAGAACGTCAACAAGCACTTCGGGGAGCTGCACGTCCTCAAGGACATCAATCTGACCGTGAACTCCGGCGAGGTCGTCGTCGTCATCGGCCCCTCGGGCGGGGGCAAGTCGACCCTGTGCCGGTCGATCAACAGGCTGGAGCCGATCGACAGCGGGAAGATCCTGGTGGACGGCAAGGAACTGCCCAAGGAGGGCAAGGAGCTGGCGAAGCTCCGCGCCGACGTGGGGATGGTGTTCCAGTCGTTCAACCTCTTCGCCCACAAGACGATCCTGGAGAACGTCACGCTCGGGCCGATCAAGGTCCGCAAGCAGGGCAGGCAGGAGTCCGAGAAGCACGCGATGGAGCTGCTGGAGCGGGTCGGGATCGCGGACCAGGCGCAGAAGTACCCCGCCCAGCTGTCCGGCGGCCAGCAGCAGCGCGCCGCGATCGCGCGCTCGCTCGCGATGCGGCCCAAGGTGATGCTCTTCGACGAGCCGACCTCCGCCCTCGACCCCGAGATGGTCAACGAGGTCCTCGACGTCATGACCGGCCTGGCCCGCGAGGGCATGACGATGATCGTCGTGACGCACGAGATGGGCTTCGCCCGCCGGGCGGCGCAGAAGGTCGTCTTCATGGCCGACGGCCAGATCGTGGAGGAGAACACGCCCGAGGAGTTCTTCACCAACGCCCGCACCGACCGCGCGAAGGACTTCCTTTCCAAGATTCTCACGCACTGA